GAAATAAATATGCTTTTGGGTAAGAAACGATCGGCCATATAACTCTTGCTCTGAGTTGGGTATCCAATTACATTTCATTGTTAGCATAGTCTTTTCATCATTAGCAAAGACAACTTCAAATAATGATTTGAGTTCTATATCTGCCAGTTGTAAATCTACAGGGTAAGATGAAGGATAGAATTCCTTTTTCGAAGCTGGATagatttctcttttcatttcAGGAAAAAAGTACATTCCCCAGTTAACGGATCCCCATATATTAGCTGTAACTGCATTTGGAAAGGAGGGAGGGGAAAAAAGGGCTTGAAATAAGATAGATTCTACTGACAAACTAGTGGTAACCGGAGTGTTTATGAATACTCCTTTATGAATTCTCTGGTACAAAGAAGAGCAGGGTAAACCTTTGTAAAAAAACTTTATGTGTTCCAGCCCCTTGGTACTAGTGAGTTCTGTATCAACGTAAGTACTCATATTCGATGCAAAGTCTTCCATTGGTGGAGGAAGCTCGCATTTTACAAAACAGtggttcaattctttgttcaaaattctcTCCTTCTGAATCTTTAACACAGTCATCCAAGTTTTAAGTTCCAATAGCGTTTCAGCTTGTAAAGTTATTGAGACGCGTAAAGTCTTGAGTTCAAAACAAAACCTGCGTTCTTCTCCAGGAGCAAACTTAAAGTTTATAAGACCCAACCCTATCTTGTTTGTCTCCTGAACAGACAATTTATCATCGCTTAAAGAGAAAATCCCAAATAATCCATCTTTAACAAACACCCACCTTCTTACCCATTCGATCTTATTTTGAGAAGACGTTTTCATGTAGAGCCAGCCATGTTTTTCAGTCCTTATTCCCGGCTCATCCTCCAAGAAAACGTTACTATAACTCAATAAACTACAATCATAGTCAGTCAGCTTGCTGGGAGGTTTCATTGAAGCGGTCATCATCATCTCGGTTTGAGTTTTCGTTCTTTGTATGTTACGCATCATGTCATTGGATGACTGTTCAACTTGGGTTTTCCATCCATAAATCCTTTTCACACTCATTTGGACTTTGGCGATACCAAGCAACTGGAGCATGTCTGGGTTTAAATTCCCACTCCAGAAAGAGTTGGCAATTTCAATCAGTGTGAAATTGATACTATTAGTCAATCTTGCCATCCGGTAATATAACTCAAGGGAGCTTTCCAGATATTGCTTTCGTACTTCGTATAATTGATATGACTCTTCTTTAATTTGCTCCAATGGTTTTGTTTTCTCCATTTTATGGTGTAAACTGGAAACCTTATCATATCTAAGTTGAATTGTCTCAAATTGCATCCTCTGTATTTTGTAGGAATTTAGCTCATTTTTGACAAGATTTTCAACCAATTTTAATATACGGGTGTCGAAATGAAGTAATCGGGAATATTCTaaaaagatcttcttcagccCCTCACCAGTAGAGACCATTGCAGTCTGCGTGTAATCATTGTCTATAACGCCAGAAGTGGAAACAACATCAGGAACTATCAGCATCTCTATACCATTTGCTACTTGCTCAACTTTACCCATTCCGTTCTGTATCAGAGTTAGTGCCGTATAAATTCCGTTGAGCCATGCTTCAACCTGTTGAATCTGCTGATTGGTAAAATTCACAGAAGCACGGAAAGTCGGACTATCTaaagaagcttctttgaagcctACAGAGATTAGTTTGACAAACATTTCTTCCGACTCCAGAGACATTCTCTTCTTAAATAATCTATTTTCCTTAGCTAGAGGCGATTCTTCGGATATCAGAGTTTCAGGGAGGTCATGTGATTTGTAAGTTCTTATTATCAGCAGAGGGGGATTATTATCGGAATCCTTCGATTGAAACCACTATAGCACTATGAATAAAATACCAAGAGAGCAGGCTAGCTTTTTATGCTTGGGTTAAAAGCTGGCATAATATGGACATCTAAAATAGGAGGAAGGTATAAGTTACGATGGCATTCATCGAACCGTAGAAACATCCGTAGAGTCTATTTACAGGAACTAACTAAAAGTTTGCCAGAAGATGACGCACTTGTTGAAAGTAGGAattatcaaagaaactggCAGCTTCATCGTTGGTCACCCACTTATACTCAATATTCATGGGTTGAAAAGAGCCGGCAACTATGTGACTCTTTATAATATAGTGGCGTTCAATGCGTTCATCAGGACTTTCGTAAGTTGGTGCCACTAATTCACCTTCGCAATACTTTATTACTGCAGCCGGCGTATTGGAGACTGTCCAGATTTTAATTTGATTTCCACCCAGATCTACCAGACCCTTCTCTGCCGCGGTATGTAGCGATTGGCTTTCAAGGTTAAATGAGGGAAACTTCCACTGatccttttctttgactATTAAGTATAATGTATGGCTTAACtttctgttcaaagaagacatGTTATTAGTTTTGTCCGCTTCAGTAACTCTTGCATTAACTTCAATGGGCCTGGACAAATTCTTTTCGTCATTTTTGTTGGCTTCTTCACCAGGAATAAGGATATTTTGTTTGAATCGCCTATCTCTTCCATGTTTAACATCTGGAATACCTTTTGGATACCATACATTGGGCTGTTTTGAGATGACACCATTCTGTATATCTAGAAACTTTCTCTCTGCAAGTGTTCCTTTCTTAAAATAGTAGTATTGCGGGAAAGTTCTCATCAATCTTCTCTCAAGTTCAGCCTGGTAGTTAAAGtactctttttcaaaaggatTCAAAGCTCGAGTAACAATTGGAATGCGGCTAAGCATTAGTGAACTTTTAATCGGACCACTAGACATGTATCTAGCAGATAGGCGTGGGACAATCATGATGGGACTTCAGTTGTCAAAGATGTGgaacattgaaaattttgttATAAAACTGAGTCTCGCGAGGGAAGTGGGTGCCGTTTGTGGGGGGACAGCATTACCTACTATATACAGAGTTCGCTCTTATCAAATCGACTGTATAATATTAACACCTAATATCTAATATAAAATGAAATCTTGTCTTATTCTACTACAAATCCTTTTTCTGTCGAAGAATTTGATCTGCAGTCCATATTGTCTTATCCAAAACAGATCCGAGAGTTAAGACTCCTGCAACGCTTGCGCTAACCCCAAGAGCAAAAGCAGACCGTGTCTTTGAATATTGTTCCCTGTTAATTATTTTTAAAGgagatatttcaaaatgaaaaaacGCTCCCGGTATTCCTCCTGAAGCATGTAAAGTGTTTGGATGATCAGAGTCACGACCACCTTCCAATGGCCTATCATGATACGTGGCTGAAAACTGGTTTGTGTCCCACTTCAATCCTGACATAGACTCATATCTAGTTGCTACcactttcaaaaaatatgaATAAAGATGGTTTTTATTTCCGGTAGCTGCCTCATATCCATCAAGAGGGTGAGTGGACATCTCCTGATTGTCGATTgtctttccaaaagaaagatgattCACAGTAtgatcaaagttgaacttATCCGGATACTTTTCGAAAAGTGATAAATCATGAATATGGCGGGAGCCGCTGGTTAACGAACTCCCAGGAGCAAAATGAAGATTACCTGACACTCTATTTATCTGTGCAGTTCCAGAAACCTGGCATCCTTCATCAACCATCGAAGTGACCAGTTGCACATAACCCTCATTTTCGCACTGCTCAATGTTCCTTCCGTCATAAAAAGCCCATCCTGCCTTTGCGTAAGCTTTCTTCACAGATTCGCAGGTATTGCAACAGAGTTTCTCGTCGAAAGGTTTgttttcattatcttttTGATTTAAAGCTCCGTAGCAGCTACCACAGTAATATGGATTGTTGCTATTAGTTAACTTATTGTTCTCTTGCTTGTATTCATTGACCCTTAATTCAGTCGTCTCTTTTGCCAGACCATCTACTACTCGAGTTTTCTGAAACCCGGACATAAGAAGGTCAATCTGTAGATCGCCAGTTATATCCATAATATCCATCGCTAGAAGTTCGCAAGGGATGTGATGAAATGTcacattcaaagaaatgtCTAGCTTTTTTGCGTGGTCTCTATCTACCACTAGCTCAGGTCGAATAACTACTGTTTGATAATCGAAGTACTCGTTCGTAACCAGTATCAAAGTTACAATCAAACAGATTAACGTAATGACACCACCACTAGTTGTCTTAACTTTTACATCATCAGCTGTTTTTGCAAATGCGTCCAAGCTAAGCAATTTCGGTTTAGCCatttatttttcttccactCAACGTGTTCGTTGGACATAGAACCCAACCAAAAGAAGCGCAAACGGTCGCGAAAACTCTTTTCCTCCGCCATTAATACTACCAGAAGCCTGGCCAAATCgaaaatttcatttctcGAATGCTAACTCCAGTTCATCATCATTCAAGTAATCCAACTCCATTTCTGCTTCTACGTTCTTTGTTTgtaatttttgatgatcttttAGCTGTTCAGCATTCCATACAGATACCCCTTCTTGGTCCTTTGGATTAGATGGCTGTGCCAAAGTTCGCAAGAACTTTTTTGCATTGGCAATCGCCATATCTGTTGACAAGTTTGTGTCAGCGTCTAACAGATTTTGAGCAATCCATTTTGGTAActgatttcttttgcgAGAGAACCTTCGGTCCGCTAAAACCATAATTCCGTAATCGTCTTTGCCTCTCAGTACTCTTCCCAAACACTGAGCAGCGTGTCTCATTGCGTCGAAAGATAAAAACTCGTTCTCTTTTATCTGATGATGATCCCTTAAATATTCTAATCGAGCTTTTAAAATTCTCGACTCTGTATATTGAAATGGTATACCAATCATCAAAAcagttcttccaaaatgATGGTCGAAGTCTATACCTTCGCTAACCTTTCCTCTGGCAACAGATAATAGAACAGCTCCTCTTCCATTTGAACATGCTTTACGGTATGTTTCAAGTCCTAAACTGGTTTCCTGTGAATCAGGAGTCTCCACCAGTATCAATTTGTACTTCCATACTTCGTCTAAGATGCCCATATTTTGCCACATCGAAATGATACTCTCCATGTACAAATATGaagggaagaaaacaaCCAACCCATCTGGCGTGATCTTACTAAATTCGATTAGCAACGTACCGTAGTTTCGAACAACACTGGGATCGTTACGAATCTCAAATCTAGAAGAGATGGACACCTGATCTGACCCTTTGGTTACAATCAGCGGAAGAAAGGATCGTCTACTCAGAGTCATGGTGTAAGACTCTTGTATAACAGTATCAAACTTCAACATTTTGGGATACATATCCAAGGGGGAAATAGTTCCTGATGTTATAATAACAGAGGAAAAACGGTCGAAGATTGGTTTTATCGCTATAGAGGCATCCAAGCATGTAAAATGCAGTATTGGATTCGGTCCCGAAGCATTCTCAGTCTCGTAAGGTTCTAAAATGAGTTGAAACCCGGTCTCATATGTTGAGACTAATGTTGCAAACGTTGcaatatctttcaatgCTATGAACTCCTCAATTTCAGTTAGTTCTAACGTTTTCACTAATAGAGCAAGACGTTCGGCACAAAATCTTAGTGGCTTCCTTTCAATGAACGTTAAAAGCTTTAAGTGCTGCAAAAATGACGCCGGTGTTTCTGAAATTACATGTAACACTTTCATACGTGTTTTAAGATATTCAATAAACCGCTTTAAAAACATGACAAAATGCTCACCTCTTCGAATATTTCCAGGAATAGACTCGGTTAATATGTCATCCGGTAATATAGGATTAGCCATGATCAGTTCCTCGTTACGGGAAGATTCTGTTGCCCTTAGTCCCTCCACCAATCTCTCGTACTCATCTTGCAATTTTTTGCtatcaattcttttgatttcatcaacctttttggaaagactGTTTACTCCTCTGGAAGCTTTCTTAAGTGTATCATTTGTTAAATCCAAGGATAAACTTTCTATGCAAACATTATCTATGTTGTGTGCCTCGTCAAATATAACGATACTTTCTTTAGAAAGTTCCTTCGAAACTCTCTGAGCTATTTTGGGATCTAATAAATAGTGATAGGAATAAATAATTATGTTGCAAAATGACATCATACGACGAACCGTAAAATACGGACAAATGCCTACTCCTTTGCAATATTTTATGAGCTCTTCAAATGAATAAACACCGATGGGAATGTACTCGTGCGAATCTAAGtcattcattttttcaTGGAACGAGCATAGTTGATCTTTATCAGCTTCTCCTTTGGCAACTTGAAGACTGAGTTGTCCATTTGTCATCCTTCTGCATTTTTCATCTACTACGATACCCTTTCTCTCCTGTGAAATAGGGTGAAGACAAAGGTTTTTACGACTGGTTAACCCCAGACCTCTAAAGTTTTCTTTAACGCCTAACTCTTTTGTTCTAAAGTCCATTAATTTGGTTAACTCTATAAGAgccttttcaatttctgacATGGTACGAGAACAATAAATAATCTTTCTATGTTCTGGATAAAACATTTGGTAGGAAACTGTCAAAGAAagcaatgaaattgttttACCAGTTCCTGAAGGCATCTCAAGTATACAATTACCCCCAATATCCAAGGTTCTCTTAATATCACACATGTACGCATATTGCTCTGGATATATTTTTGGATATGGAAATATCACTGGCAAATCATCTATTAAGAATTTCATACTATCAAATCTAGACAAACTTGAATTAAGATTTAGTGAGAAAGGTTATGGTGCAAATGGCCGCTGTGGTGTTGGGGCTGTAATTAGTAGCTAATGCATCAAACTTTTCTGTGCTAATCTTAATTCATTCTCTAATGAAATTAAATGGGTTTTATGACctcaaacttcaacttACTAATTACTTGAATTTCTACATGGATGCTACTAGtccttttctttccgtCAGTTGAGTCAGATTCCGTGTAGTTTTGTTCGATAGTGTCAGCAATGAGCTTTGAAGCAAGCCAAGCGAATGCATGTTAGGTGAACCTGACTTGTACGGAGTATAGTTTATAGTTTATGCTGGACGTATTTCCCCGtgtttttgaaatagtCTCATATAATAGTAGTAAAAGACTTTTGTGAGCTGTCTCTAGAATTGTTATTTATGCAGAGAGCACAAGGTGACACTGCGAAAACGCCTTACATTTTTGAGAGGACTATCTATTGATTGAACAAGGTACGTATCTCAGATCCACAATGGAATACTATCATAAAAAAATTAGTACCATTGGGTCAACAGACTTTGCATTATTACCTGCAGAGTAGGTAAGCTTCGGTTATTGAAGAACCTGCGTTCTTCAGCCACTGTCGAACTAATGGTGCAGTAAGAAGCACTGGTATACTAACTGTTCCAAGATATGTACCTGGCCTCAAGAAAGATACTACCTTGCCATTGCTTAAAATATTTataaaacaaaaaattttaaACGTTTATTGTGTTCTATTCATCGGAAAATGTTCAATCATTCTAATTATGATGTTGGAACATAATGAACTTGACAAACAAAAATTAGGGTCCTAGTCACTAGGCAGGAATCCgattttccaattttcaaatgaCTTGCAGGAGTCAGGTAGGCACttgtttgttttttctAAAACACTTGCTGTATCTGACAGAACCAAATCTGGTAAATCTTCCatattttcaatattttgGTGCTCTGCAGCCTGGATCCAGTGTACAATATCCCCTTCATCAGACATATacattatcttcaaagaattctcGTATATATGCTCAGCTAAAGTCACAGTTACGcctgttccaaaaatccATACTAGCAGACTCTTGATTCGTATAAACCTGGCGCCATTAGAGTTTATCCTATCCAGTAAAACACTGTAGGCATAGATGTATGGTGGGAACTGTTCCAATTTTAAATTTCCTGGTTTTGTAAGAAGCAAATTCCAGTTATAGATTTTCCAATTGGAGCAATTCTTAGTTACAATACCTACGGGAAAACCGCAATTGGCGCAAGCTATTgtttcatcatcctctttcTCTATTGTCTCAAAACTGAGAGGGTGAAACAAAAGGTAATAAAAGCCCAAGATGATAGCGCCTTTCCTCGGCTGCAAATTTCCATAGCGCAGTCCagaattggaaactttGCTTCCTGGCTTGTGACAATGCCAAAATTCCATCATCTCCGCCCACATTTCTGAAGGCATGGCATTGATGGAACTAACTTTACTTCTATGAATCAATTCAGCTCTACAATTTCCACAACCAAAGCTGAACTCTCCTATTGTTTTAAGGTAATCTGCACTCCACCTTGGTTCAGCATCCATAAGAGCGTTCGTCTCATTGAACCGATTGCTTTGCTTGAGCCATAGTCTAATTTCAACTACATTATCATGTATGCTTATATTTGGaagcttttccaaatcaGGATTAATCAGAGGAATTAGTAAGTTATATTTTAAACAGCCACGCTCCACGAGCAAAGCTCCTCTAAGTATTTTCACGTTGATCGTGAAATCAGGAAGATTAGTAAGGCTTTCTTCTATGTATACACACAAAACATTGATTTGCGTCAATAACTCGGTATAATATTTGTGCATTAGAAACCTGTTGTAAGTAGTaacctcttcttttttgcCCGAATCATTTAGAAATTGTCTAAATGGAAAACCATAATGTTTTACTTAGTAAGTACAAAACAACAATATTTGTTGGTGCACTATTCACTACTTTAAATAATCGACGCCAAACTACTTCGTAAATAATTCGGATCCTTAGGCTCAATTAGGCTGCTGCTTGCTACATTCAGTGAAATTTAAAATTATACCAATTCACTTTTTGACTGGTTAGGGATTAATTGCTGGATTGACCTAGAAGTTTACTTGAAGTAAAAGTTGTCAGCTTTAACTCTTGTTAGTTCATTGATTTGTTAACGGAGAAATGGTGCGTAAATCTGATAATAGCTAACTGAATAAAACTAACACTAGTAGTCGATATTTAGGGCAGTCAATgttgaagacgatgaaggTGACGCTGAAGATCATACAAAAGAGCTGCAAATCGAAGAAGGATTTAGAATTTTTTACAAAGCTTTGAACTTGCAGAAAGATGCACAATTACAAGAAGCAGAGCAATTATACAATCAGCTATTCTCATTGAACATTATGCAATCGGAGACACCAACAATATCTCCCGTTATACGAACGTTAAACTACTTAGCCTACCGCAATAGAGGTATCTTGCGGTTGCATATTTTACAGTTCACAGCAGTCAAATCGAAGCCGACTGATACGCTTCATGATGAACTCTTGAGCCTTCTTACTT
This window of the Komagataella phaffii GS115 chromosome 2, complete sequence genome carries:
- a CDS encoding 5' to 3' DNA helicase, involved in nucleotide excision repair and transcription yields the protein MKFLIDDLPVIFPYPKIYPEQYAYMCDIKRTLDIGGNCILEMPSGTGKTISLLSLTVSYQMFYPEHRKIIYCSRTMSEIEKALIELTKLMDFRTKELGVKENFRGLGLTSRKNLCLHPISQERKGIVVDEKCRRMTNGQLSLQVAKGEADKDQLCSFHEKMNDLDSHEYIPIGVYSFEELIKYCKGVGICPYFTVRRMMSFCNIIIYSYHYLLDPKIAQRVSKELSKESIVIFDEAHNIDNVCIESLSLDLTNDTLKKASRGVNSLSKKVDEIKRIDSKKLQDEYERLVEGLRATESSRNEELIMANPILPDDILTESIPGNIRRGEHFVMFLKRFIEYLKTRMKVLHVISETPASFLQHLKLLTFIERKPLRFCAERLALLVKTLELTEIEEFIALKDIATFATLVSTYETGFQLILEPYETENASGPNPILHFTCLDASIAIKPIFDRFSSVIITSGTISPLDMYPKMLKFDTVIQESYTMTLSRRSFLPLIVTKGSDQVSISSRFEIRNDPSVVRNYGTLLIEFSKITPDGLVVFFPSYLYMESIISMWQNMGILDEVWKYKLILVETPDSQETSLGLETYRKACSNGRGAVLLSVARGKVSEGIDFDHHFGRTVLMIGIPFQYTESRILKARLEYLRDHHQIKENEFLSFDAMRHAAQCLGRVLRGKDDYGIMVLADRRFSRKRNQLPKWIAQNLLDADTNLSTDMAIANAKKFLRTLAQPSNPKDQEGVSVWNAEQLKDHQKLQTKNVEAEMELDYLNDDELELAFEK
- a CDS encoding Protein that activates transcription through interaction with DNA-bound Snf; translation: MSLESEEMFVKLISVGFKEASLDSPTFRASVNFTNQQIQQVEAWLNGIYTALTLIQNGMGKVEQVANGIEMLIVPDVVSTSGVIDNDYTQTAMVSTGEGLKKIFLEYSRLLHFDTRILKLVENLVKNELNSYKIQRMQFETIQLRYDKVSSLHHKMEKTKPLEQIKEESYQLYEVRKQYLESSLELYYRMARLTNSINFTLIEIANSFWSGNLNPDMLQLLGIAKVQMSVKRIYGWKTQVEQSSNDMMRNIQRTKTQTEMMMTASMKPPSKLTDYDCSLLSYSNVFLEDEPGIRTEKHGWLYMKTSSQNKIEWVRRWVFVKDGLFGIFSLSDDKLSVQETNKIGLGLINFKFAPGEERRFCFELKTLRVSITLQAETLLELKTWMTVLKIQKERILNKELNHCFVKCELPPPMEDFASNMSTYVDTELTSTKGLEHIKFFYKGLPCSSLYQRIHKGVFINTPVTTSLSVESILFQALFSPPSFPNAVTANIWGSVNWGMYFFPEMKREIYPASKKEFYPSSYPVDLQLADIELKSLFEVVFANDEKTMLTMKCNWIPNSEQELYGRSFLTQKHIYFYMNHMGFVSLIRKNLADLINIECDSKEDCDILKLYYSSGYVSKVKIFLDSGMAVQKKINLLILNQRRQVPRSLQSLLSDFNNIDELKGQEQAELATQRRDTIPSIVHSVPTSMEAPIDIDYQKDFHLIWDKVYDSPPKVLFHAFLGDNVDMLHKVVPLVETSGSETARTSWHAGRKPPGLERKVYPFIGITSISSKKLEFTQVIEHMVNNRYYEFYQIDQTLNIGGIFFSTETRVTIQMVSSKRSRLKIYLRPIFNSAKFNLFRPLYYLLFRSRVTKLDRELQVMLKQLGASNEIVKALHSFGPISQTEQKEQLIPPGQLAEVVEIRAAVLFLFLTKKSLIKALKFSFGVLSKIRLIIASALSIVTANHVILFCLSLSLILNLLLMGQTVSSYYTFHKTSTLLSNYMKETPYLLQRSIQLADIKDQISSRTYINSTSDLVYQQFMNTSFLFNFPNVQLQDYSDIETSQSAKILKQSFDNIGIRRNHLLVQLRILNHAELQIAEAEWRNWLVSESRRCNQVRRLDRDITDGVQETISSILSYCQQCSDHLEQVYAQSEKLL